A window of the Kosakonia radicincitans DSM 16656 genome harbors these coding sequences:
- the flgM gene encoding flagellar biosynthesis anti-sigma factor FlgM, which translates to MQSQSEIRDKNAQASQARKDAAGESSTQVKLSQLTQQFKSDTSRDIDTARVAGIKAKMDAGELTLDSDKIASALVRDIFNFS; encoded by the coding sequence ATGCAATCTCAATCTGAGATACGCGACAAAAACGCTCAGGCTTCTCAAGCGCGTAAAGACGCCGCCGGAGAATCCAGCACCCAGGTCAAACTCAGCCAACTGACCCAACAGTTCAAATCGGATACCAGCCGGGATATCGATACCGCACGCGTTGCCGGGATCAAGGCCAAAATGGATGCCGGTGAACTGACCCTCGACAGCGACAAAATCGCCAGCGCGCTGGTGCGCGACATCTTCAATTTCTCGTAA
- a CDS encoding flagella synthesis protein FlgN has protein sequence MENFTGILHNMVKRLDELDSTLAEENRQLSQAQINPVSLQVISDNKSRLLAAINFYDEQRRQEETQLRIAPPFMRHREPAALWERITRVVKKCNEQNQQSYQLLEMHMKRVSDVKKLVSQVASSPMYGASGGSGQQDAGTMYRISV, from the coding sequence ATGGAAAATTTTACCGGTATTTTGCACAACATGGTGAAGCGACTGGACGAACTGGACAGCACGCTCGCCGAAGAGAACCGCCAGCTAAGTCAGGCGCAAATCAATCCGGTCTCGCTCCAGGTGATCTCGGATAACAAGAGCCGGCTGTTAGCGGCGATCAACTTTTATGATGAACAGCGCCGTCAGGAAGAGACGCAGTTGCGGATAGCGCCTCCCTTTATGCGTCATCGCGAACCTGCCGCCCTGTGGGAGCGCATTACCCGCGTGGTGAAAAAGTGTAATGAGCAGAATCAGCAGAGCTATCAACTGCTGGAGATGCACATGAAACGGGTGAGCGACGTGAAGAAGCTGGTCAGCCAGGTGGCCTCTTCGCCGATGTACGGCGCAAGCGGCGGTAGCGGCCAGCAGGATGCAGGCACCATGTACCGCATCTCGGTGTGA
- a CDS encoding sigma-70 family RNA polymerase sigma factor — MQKSEAARDEWPRLMALAQAGDQQAYTRLLKALVPVIRTLARRQIADEVLVDDVIQDVLLTVHRVRHTYDPSAPFLPWLMAIAHARTVDALRKRGRHWQREVESEDASLLIASSEPSQAPEELSALLNQLPDRQRQVIEHVHLREMSLAETATHNNLTVSAVKSLLHRALNNLRRLGAHHGRS, encoded by the coding sequence ATGCAAAAAAGTGAGGCAGCGCGTGACGAATGGCCACGCCTGATGGCGCTTGCGCAGGCAGGCGACCAGCAGGCTTACACGCGGCTGCTGAAAGCGCTGGTGCCCGTTATCCGCACGCTTGCCCGCAGGCAGATTGCCGACGAGGTGCTGGTGGATGATGTGATTCAGGATGTGCTGCTCACCGTGCACCGGGTGCGTCATACCTACGATCCCAGCGCCCCTTTCCTGCCGTGGCTGATGGCGATTGCTCATGCCCGCACCGTCGATGCACTGCGCAAACGCGGTCGCCACTGGCAGCGGGAAGTGGAAAGCGAGGACGCATCACTGCTGATTGCCAGCAGCGAGCCATCGCAGGCGCCGGAAGAGCTGTCGGCGCTGCTGAATCAGTTACCGGACCGCCAGCGGCAGGTGATTGAGCATGTTCATCTGCGGGAGATGAGCCTTGCGGAAACCGCGACGCACAATAACCTGACGGTCTCCGCCGTGAAGTCATTGCTGCATCGCGCCCTGAATAATCTTCGTCGGTTGGGAGCACATCATGGCCGATCATGA
- a CDS encoding peroxiredoxin, giving the protein MTPIKKLVLSLTAAALLNIANAQAALPAGAQAPDFQLQGALAGKPLTFSLQQALKKGPVVLYFFPAAFSKGCTIEAHAFAEATDDFKKLGATVIGVTAGNTDQVDEFSKLECRDKFTVTADPGAKVAARYDTLMQMNGKTLSDRTSFVIAPDGKILLSYTDRNPETHIQKTMEAVKQYASAHS; this is encoded by the coding sequence ATGACCCCGATAAAAAAACTCGTGCTTAGCCTTACTGCCGCTGCCCTGCTCAACATCGCCAATGCCCAGGCCGCCCTGCCCGCCGGAGCACAGGCACCGGATTTTCAACTGCAAGGTGCGCTGGCCGGGAAACCGCTGACCTTCTCCTTACAGCAGGCGCTGAAAAAAGGGCCGGTGGTACTCTACTTCTTCCCGGCGGCGTTTAGTAAAGGCTGTACCATTGAAGCGCATGCCTTTGCCGAAGCCACTGACGATTTCAAAAAGCTCGGCGCCACGGTGATTGGCGTCACCGCCGGGAATACCGATCAAGTGGATGAGTTCTCGAAGCTGGAGTGCCGCGATAAATTCACCGTCACCGCCGATCCGGGAGCCAAAGTGGCCGCCCGCTACGACACGCTGATGCAGATGAATGGCAAAACCCTTTCCGATCGCACCTCGTTTGTCATCGCCCCGGATGGCAAGATCCTGCTGAGCTACACTGACAGAAATCCGGAAACGCATATTCAGAAAACAATGGAAGCGGTGAAACAGTACGCCAGTGCGCATTCCTGA
- a CDS encoding SgrR family transcriptional regulator produces the protein MIFNSAAKKSGLLRRYNRLLNKYSTYPNELSLAQIAETLACTSRYARSLLNEMQEEGWLAWSSRPGRGALGVLQCRMTTAAMETLIAGEYPASETKNAPATVGTQASEDGYRYVISFYRPLLTPVPSVHVDRAGRHVLQMVHDGLMRHLPEQLEPVPGLAHTVRVSDDGLCWRFMLRRGLVWHNGEPVAPEQLLAALQRYVGGPGLPHVVSATLRGHVLTLTLRQPDIMLPWRLANPVYALPHPENGSIGLGPFRVSEHTNTRLVLSRAANWYGETPQAAEVTFNTPLNSLPLPFEVHLDTPRSLLTPDAVTCKQSADAFYYLFFNMLRARLSPEQQKTIRVLTRSISAAFIKNEKNAAPLPEWMREEEESYVETTLPATLNLIYFRSPKMTKLVGALEKSLSYRGCRLNVTPVNVTHWLLQDNIWEEQDICFAFMRFGHYPEFSMEERFRHSVIWRWFWGTEQWQRATSTLDKINAGAATAYQQRIQRLLRFMIHRGLIVPQFLQRYRLMAPTSIQGICCYSQCWPDFTRLWTDEPDTEEDVVADALR, from the coding sequence ATGATTTTTAATTCCGCCGCCAAAAAAAGTGGTTTGCTTCGTCGATATAACCGTCTGCTTAATAAGTACAGCACTTATCCTAACGAATTATCACTGGCGCAGATTGCTGAAACCCTGGCCTGCACGTCACGTTATGCGCGCTCGCTACTGAATGAGATGCAGGAAGAGGGCTGGCTTGCCTGGAGTTCCCGGCCGGGACGCGGCGCGCTGGGCGTTTTGCAGTGCCGGATGACAACGGCGGCGATGGAAACCTTGATCGCCGGAGAGTATCCGGCGTCGGAGACGAAAAACGCCCCTGCGACGGTTGGAACGCAGGCTTCTGAAGATGGTTACCGTTACGTCATCTCTTTTTATCGCCCGCTGCTGACGCCGGTTCCTTCAGTGCATGTCGACAGGGCAGGACGTCATGTTTTGCAGATGGTGCACGATGGATTAATGCGCCACCTGCCAGAACAGCTCGAGCCGGTTCCCGGTCTGGCGCATACGGTACGCGTCAGTGACGATGGGTTGTGCTGGCGTTTTATGCTGCGGCGCGGGCTGGTGTGGCATAACGGCGAACCGGTTGCACCGGAACAACTGCTGGCTGCACTGCAACGCTATGTCGGCGGGCCGGGTCTGCCGCATGTGGTGTCGGCAACGCTGCGCGGTCATGTATTAACGCTGACGCTGCGCCAGCCGGATATCATGCTGCCCTGGCGGCTGGCTAACCCGGTTTATGCTTTGCCACACCCTGAGAATGGCTCGATCGGGCTGGGGCCGTTTCGCGTCAGTGAGCACACCAATACCCGGCTGGTTCTCTCGCGCGCCGCCAACTGGTACGGCGAAACACCGCAGGCCGCGGAAGTGACGTTCAATACACCGCTGAACAGCCTGCCGCTGCCGTTCGAAGTACATCTGGATACTCCCCGCTCGCTGCTGACGCCGGACGCCGTGACCTGCAAGCAGAGCGCCGATGCCTTTTACTATCTTTTCTTTAATATGCTGCGTGCCCGGTTGAGCCCGGAGCAGCAGAAGACGATCCGCGTTCTCACGCGATCGATTAGCGCGGCCTTTATCAAGAATGAGAAGAATGCCGCCCCGCTGCCGGAGTGGATGCGGGAAGAAGAGGAGAGTTACGTCGAAACGACGCTCCCTGCCACCCTTAATCTGATCTATTTTCGTTCGCCGAAAATGACGAAGCTGGTCGGTGCGCTGGAGAAGAGCCTGAGCTATCGCGGGTGTCGGCTCAACGTGACGCCGGTGAACGTCACCCATTGGCTGCTGCAGGATAATATCTGGGAAGAGCAGGATATCTGCTTCGCGTTTATGCGCTTTGGTCACTACCCGGAGTTTTCAATGGAAGAGCGCTTTCGTCACAGCGTGATTTGGCGCTGGTTCTGGGGAACGGAACAGTGGCAGCGCGCAACCAGCACGCTGGATAAGATCAATGCCGGGGCTGCGACAGCGTATCAGCAGCGCATTCAGCGCCTGCTGCGTTTTATGATTCACCGTGGTTTGATAGTGCCCCAGTTCCTGCAACGCTACCGGCTGATGGCGCCGACTTCAATTCAGGGGATTTGCTGCTACTCACAGTGCTGGCCGGATTTTACTCGCCTGTGGACCGACGAACCTGATACAGAGGAAGATGTTGTCGCAGATGCGCTGCGCTAG
- a CDS encoding ABC transporter permease has product MNIVRRKWQGLPRGVTVLITALVIYIPLLFIVVQSFLSAPFFARSKEFSLESFAFIFTDPDFYLALKSGFILAFGLVIIAIPLGGILAFLMVRTDLPGRRFIEPLILVPIFVSPMVLGFGYVVAAGPVGFFSRWAEELIGFVPWNIYSMFSIVVIAGLTHVPHAYLYISSALRSVGSDVEEAARTVGASPLQVMTAVSLPMVRPSILYACVLLFFLGLEVFGLMLVLGDPEGNMVLATYLYKLTNKLGTPSYHLMAAVAVVLICITIPLVMLQRRLMRTANRFVTMKGKASQARALPLGKWRWVAGMVVVAWLTVTIGVPLIGVVLRAFIANWGVGVSLWDEFSLSTFRSIWQQPNLLRAIVNSMAIGVIGGVLAVVCYLFVGIAMHRKQDNVTRFLDYSVLVPRAVPGLLAGLAFLWVFLFLPMWLDQSLKNGWLSGLPVAQWLRDNLIVWLRSLRTTIFSVWLAYTVVWMAYGLRLISSTLLQVGPELEEAARSTGASRGQVTRHVTVPLSRYGLIGSWLLMFLIFEREYSTGVYLLSPGTETIGSMLVSLWAAGAIDIVAALSFINILLVVIGLGVALRFGVKLHD; this is encoded by the coding sequence ATGAATATCGTGCGCAGAAAATGGCAGGGGTTGCCGCGTGGCGTAACCGTATTAATTACCGCACTGGTTATTTATATCCCGCTGTTATTTATTGTGGTGCAGAGCTTCCTTTCCGCACCCTTTTTCGCCCGCAGCAAAGAGTTCAGTCTTGAATCCTTTGCCTTTATTTTTACCGATCCTGATTTTTATCTGGCGCTGAAATCCGGCTTCATTCTGGCTTTCGGGCTGGTGATTATTGCGATTCCACTCGGTGGTATTCTCGCCTTTCTGATGGTACGCACTGATTTGCCGGGCCGCCGTTTTATCGAACCGTTGATTCTGGTGCCAATTTTCGTCTCGCCGATGGTACTCGGCTTTGGCTATGTGGTTGCCGCCGGGCCAGTGGGCTTTTTCTCGCGCTGGGCGGAGGAGCTTATCGGTTTTGTGCCGTGGAACATCTACTCGATGTTCAGCATTGTGGTGATTGCCGGTTTAACCCATGTGCCGCACGCTTATCTCTATATTTCGTCAGCATTACGCAGCGTCGGTTCGGATGTTGAAGAGGCGGCGCGTACCGTCGGCGCATCGCCACTTCAGGTGATGACTGCCGTCAGCCTGCCGATGGTTCGCCCCTCGATTCTGTATGCCTGCGTGCTGCTCTTTTTCCTCGGTCTGGAAGTGTTCGGCCTGATGCTGGTGCTCGGCGATCCCGAAGGCAACATGGTGCTGGCAACATATCTGTATAAGTTGACCAATAAACTGGGTACGCCGTCGTACCACCTGATGGCGGCGGTGGCCGTGGTGCTGATTTGCATCACCATTCCGCTGGTGATGTTGCAGCGCAGGTTGATGCGCACCGCCAACCGTTTCGTCACCATGAAGGGCAAAGCCTCGCAGGCGCGCGCGCTGCCGCTCGGCAAATGGCGCTGGGTGGCAGGAATGGTGGTGGTGGCGTGGCTCACCGTGACCATCGGCGTGCCATTGATAGGCGTGGTGCTGCGGGCGTTTATTGCCAACTGGGGCGTCGGCGTTTCGTTGTGGGACGAGTTTTCGCTCTCCACGTTTCGCAGTATCTGGCAGCAGCCGAACCTGCTGCGCGCCATCGTCAACTCAATGGCTATTGGCGTGATTGGCGGCGTGCTGGCGGTGGTCTGCTATCTGTTCGTCGGCATTGCGATGCACCGCAAGCAGGATAATGTCACGCGCTTTCTCGACTATAGCGTGCTGGTGCCGCGCGCTGTGCCTGGGCTGCTGGCGGGGCTGGCGTTCTTATGGGTGTTCCTTTTCCTGCCGATGTGGCTGGATCAGTCGCTGAAAAACGGCTGGCTCTCGGGGCTGCCGGTGGCGCAGTGGCTGCGCGACAACCTGATCGTCTGGCTGCGTTCGTTGCGTACCACCATCTTCAGCGTCTGGCTGGCTTATACCGTGGTGTGGATGGCGTACGGTCTGCGCTTGATCTCCTCCACGCTGTTGCAGGTCGGGCCGGAGCTGGAAGAGGCGGCGCGCAGCACTGGTGCGTCGCGCGGGCAGGTAACCCGTCACGTTACGGTGCCGCTGTCGCGCTACGGTTTGATCGGCTCCTGGCTGTTGATGTTCCTGATTTTTGAGCGTGAATACTCAACCGGCGTTTACCTGCTTTCTCCCGGAACGGAAACCATCGGCTCGATGCTGGTGTCGCTGTGGGCGGCGGGCGCGATCGATATCGTTGCTGCCCTGTCGTTTATCAATATTCTGCTGGTGGTCATCGGTCTTGGCGTGGCCCTGCGCTTTGGAGTGAAATTACATGATTGA
- a CDS encoding ABC transporter substrate-binding protein, with translation MEGKIATLAAVLATVFAGSALAAVPAGYPAEYQKIVDAGTKEGKVVIYSTTDTKAAGPLIKGFEEQYPGIKVEYNDMNSTELYNRYLSEQASGSGSGDVVWSSSMDTALKLATDYAAEYASPEKEKLPKWAVWQQKAYGTTYEPVVFIYNKRLIPAGDVPDSHSALAKLIAAQSDKFKNKVTTYDIEKSGLGFMLAVQDSKSDKDYFAHLGDIAKGGLTVQSSTGTMMERVSSGENLIGYNILGSYAEARIKGDKSLGISYPKDYVLVLSRVSFISAEAEHSNAAKLWFDYVLSEKGQSILANQADIPSLRQDIEGKNDIDGMTKLLGQALKPIPVDESLLEYLEPKKRLEFIKQWREAAAK, from the coding sequence ATGGAAGGGAAGATTGCAACGCTGGCCGCCGTTCTGGCCACCGTATTTGCTGGCTCTGCGCTGGCGGCGGTGCCTGCGGGCTATCCGGCGGAGTATCAGAAAATCGTCGATGCCGGGACGAAAGAGGGCAAAGTCGTTATCTATTCGACAACGGATACCAAAGCTGCAGGCCCGCTGATTAAAGGCTTTGAGGAGCAATATCCGGGAATTAAAGTCGAATATAACGATATGAACAGCACCGAGCTGTATAACCGCTATCTCAGCGAGCAGGCCTCCGGCAGCGGCAGCGGCGATGTGGTCTGGAGTTCATCGATGGATACCGCGCTGAAGCTGGCGACGGATTATGCCGCCGAATATGCTTCACCAGAAAAAGAGAAATTACCGAAGTGGGCGGTGTGGCAGCAAAAAGCCTATGGCACCACCTATGAACCGGTGGTGTTTATTTATAATAAACGGCTGATCCCCGCAGGCGATGTTCCCGATTCTCACAGCGCGCTGGCGAAATTAATCGCCGCGCAGAGCGATAAATTCAAAAATAAAGTCACCACCTACGATATTGAAAAGTCCGGCCTCGGTTTTATGCTCGCCGTGCAGGACAGCAAAAGCGACAAAGACTATTTCGCGCATCTGGGGGATATCGCCAAAGGCGGCCTGACGGTGCAATCCTCTACCGGCACCATGATGGAGCGTGTCTCGTCGGGTGAAAACCTGATCGGTTACAACATCCTTGGCTCGTATGCCGAAGCGCGCATTAAAGGGGATAAATCGCTGGGCATCTCTTACCCGAAAGATTATGTGCTGGTGCTGTCGCGCGTGTCGTTTATCAGTGCGGAAGCGGAACACAGCAACGCGGCGAAACTGTGGTTTGACTATGTGCTGTCGGAAAAAGGGCAGAGCATTCTCGCCAACCAGGCGGATATTCCTTCTCTGCGCCAGGATATTGAAGGCAAAAACGATATTGATGGCATGACCAAACTGCTGGGGCAGGCGCTGAAGCCGATCCCGGTGGATGAATCACTGCTGGAATATCTGGAGCCGAAAAAACGTCTGGAATTTATTAAGCAGTGGCGCGAAGCCGCCGCCAAATAA
- a CDS encoding protein-disulfide reductase DsbD family protein has translation MLTAMLAAFAGGIILNFMPCVFPIISLKALGLIRHVGGPTQTRQEGFGFLLGTVVTMMILAGVLLALRAGGTAVGWGFQLQSPLVIAFLALVILGAALNLLGVFEVGLSLQRAGEIEVERGAFIRAALTGALAIIVATPCAAPFMAGAIGYALVQPPAVALAVFFALALGFAAPFSLISLFPSLGKWLPRPGAWMNTLKRGLAFPMFGAFGWLVWVLAQQAGTTALAAILAASVVVSFAAWLYGMAQQRRFAGRGHKVLFATTAVLLLAAIVPLPSVVKSGSALPAAHIAEVKWSPQTVAENRGHGKAIFVNFTASWCITCQVNERTSLSTQAVKTALAQTGTLYMVADSTKFNADIDDALNDLGQGSLPLYVVYPADGSAPKILPQVLTPSIVVNALNQASGKKT, from the coding sequence ATGTTGACCGCTATGCTCGCCGCCTTCGCAGGCGGCATTATTCTCAACTTTATGCCCTGCGTCTTTCCGATTATCTCGCTGAAAGCGCTGGGCCTAATCCGTCACGTCGGGGGACCGACGCAAACCCGTCAGGAAGGTTTCGGTTTTCTGCTCGGCACCGTGGTGACGATGATGATACTGGCCGGGGTTCTGCTTGCATTACGTGCGGGCGGCACAGCGGTCGGCTGGGGGTTTCAGCTCCAGTCGCCGCTGGTGATCGCCTTTCTGGCGCTGGTGATCCTCGGCGCGGCGCTCAATTTGCTCGGCGTGTTTGAGGTGGGCCTCAGCCTGCAACGCGCCGGAGAGATTGAGGTTGAACGCGGCGCATTTATCCGCGCGGCGCTGACCGGCGCACTGGCGATCATTGTCGCAACCCCTTGCGCTGCGCCGTTTATGGCGGGCGCGATTGGTTATGCGTTAGTGCAGCCGCCCGCCGTTGCGCTGGCGGTATTTTTCGCGCTGGCGCTCGGGTTTGCCGCGCCGTTCAGCCTGATTTCGCTGTTTCCGTCGCTCGGTAAATGGCTGCCGCGCCCCGGCGCATGGATGAATACGCTCAAACGCGGGCTGGCGTTTCCGATGTTCGGCGCTTTCGGCTGGCTGGTGTGGGTTCTGGCGCAGCAGGCGGGCACCACGGCGCTGGCGGCGATTCTTGCTGCATCTGTGGTGGTGAGTTTTGCCGCCTGGCTGTACGGTATGGCGCAACAACGCCGCTTTGCCGGACGCGGTCATAAAGTGTTGTTCGCGACTACCGCCGTGCTGCTGCTTGCCGCCATTGTGCCGCTACCGTCGGTGGTGAAAAGCGGTAGCGCGCTGCCCGCAGCGCACATTGCCGAGGTGAAATGGTCACCGCAAACGGTGGCGGAGAATCGCGGGCATGGCAAAGCCATCTTTGTCAATTTCACCGCCTCGTGGTGCATCACCTGCCAGGTTAATGAGCGTACATCGCTCTCCACTCAGGCAGTGAAAACCGCGCTGGCGCAGACAGGTACACTCTATATGGTGGCCGACTCCACGAAATTTAACGCGGATATTGATGACGCGCTCAACGACCTGGGCCAGGGTAGCCTGCCGCTCTATGTGGTCTACCCTGCAGACGGCAGCGCGCCGAAGATCCTGCCGCAAGTGCTGACGCCCTCGATCGTGGTGAATGCGCTGAATCAGGCGAGCGGGAAAAAAACCTAA
- a CDS encoding DUF1109 domain-containing protein → MADHDLLIEKLSRSIAPVKRPWQPGLRVMAWLATALPCGIAASLLLNRTLTDWSQSGAAWVIVQLLLTFVAGTLAIRNAFLLSIAGQQPLGWKWFAPLFSIWFASTLSNLHLHYSQASATSVEGPNCYLFMLVVSAPMMAIVIGYLHRTRSLFPARSLAVAGAGVACMALTLLAFCHPAHLSAPDLLMHFAAIFTIIAGTIALGYRWVALPW, encoded by the coding sequence ATGGCCGATCATGACCTGTTAATTGAGAAGTTAAGCCGCTCCATCGCGCCGGTAAAACGCCCCTGGCAACCTGGCTTGCGCGTGATGGCCTGGCTGGCGACGGCGTTACCGTGCGGTATTGCCGCCAGCTTATTGCTGAACAGAACCCTGACCGACTGGTCGCAGAGCGGCGCGGCGTGGGTTATCGTGCAGTTGCTGTTGACCTTTGTTGCCGGAACGCTGGCGATTCGTAATGCTTTTTTGCTGAGCATTGCCGGGCAGCAGCCGCTTGGCTGGAAGTGGTTTGCGCCGCTGTTTAGCATCTGGTTCGCCAGCACGCTGAGTAATCTGCACCTGCACTACTCGCAGGCTTCTGCTACCAGCGTTGAAGGGCCGAATTGCTATCTGTTTATGCTGGTGGTCAGCGCGCCAATGATGGCGATTGTGATTGGTTATCTGCACCGCACCCGATCGCTGTTCCCGGCGCGGAGCCTGGCAGTGGCGGGCGCGGGCGTGGCCTGTATGGCGCTGACGTTGCTGGCGTTTTGCCATCCGGCGCACCTCAGCGCGCCGGATCTGTTAATGCATTTCGCCGCCATTTTCACCATTATCGCCGGCACCATTGCGCTGGGTTACCGCTGGGTGGCGTTACCCTGGTGA
- the phnC gene encoding phosphonate ABC transporter ATP-binding protein: MNSALAELSEHPYSPLHQLNTVPKQKVLSVRNLRKSYNEHQTVLDDISFDLHSGEMVGVIGRSGAGKSTLLHVLNGTHSASAGEILSYTDDEGEPRDVSRLKGRALNQWRSQCGMIFQDFCLVPRLDVLTNVLLGRLSQTSTLKSLFKVFTDEDRAKAIALLEWLNMLPHALQRAETLSGGQMQRVAICRALIQNPSLLLADEPVASLDPKNTQRIMDVLREVSQQGISVMVNLHSVELVKEYCTRVIGVAQGCIIFDDHPSRLTQDVLHVLYGDEISQLH; this comes from the coding sequence ATGAACAGCGCGTTGGCAGAACTTTCTGAACACCCCTATTCGCCTCTGCATCAATTAAACACCGTGCCGAAACAAAAGGTGCTGAGCGTCAGGAACTTGCGCAAATCATATAACGAGCATCAGACCGTGCTGGACGATATCAGTTTCGATCTGCACAGCGGCGAGATGGTCGGCGTGATTGGCCGTTCCGGCGCGGGTAAATCAACGCTTTTACATGTACTGAATGGCACGCACAGCGCCAGCGCTGGCGAGATCTTAAGTTACACCGATGATGAAGGCGAGCCGCGTGATGTCTCACGTCTGAAAGGCCGTGCGCTCAATCAGTGGCGCAGCCAGTGCGGCATGATTTTCCAGGACTTCTGCCTCGTTCCGCGCCTGGATGTGCTGACCAACGTGTTGCTTGGGCGTCTGAGCCAGACATCAACGCTAAAATCGCTGTTTAAAGTTTTCACCGACGAAGACCGCGCGAAAGCCATCGCCCTGCTCGAATGGCTGAACATGCTGCCGCATGCGTTACAGCGTGCAGAGACGCTCTCCGGCGGGCAGATGCAGCGCGTGGCGATTTGCCGGGCGCTGATCCAGAACCCCTCGTTATTACTGGCGGACGAACCTGTCGCTTCGCTGGATCCGAAAAATACCCAGCGCATCATGGACGTGCTGCGCGAAGTGAGCCAGCAGGGCATCAGCGTGATGGTCAACCTGCACTCTGTTGAGCTGGTGAAAGAGTACTGCACGCGGGTTATCGGCGTGGCGCAGGGATGCATTATTTTCGATGACCACCCTTCCCGGCTGACACAGGATGTTCTGCACGTGCTGTACGGCGATGAAATCAGCCAATTGCATTAA
- a CDS encoding ABC transporter ATP-binding protein, translating into MIELAVDNLHLTYGDNPVLKGVSMQLKRGEVVSLLGPSGSGKTTLLRAVAGLEKPSQGRITIGSNVVYDGNPRSEVPAEERNLGLVFQSYALWPHKTVFENVAYPLKLRKVASAEIAQRVQTVLDQLGLGTLGKRHPHQLSGGQQQRVAIGRALVYNPPVILLDEPLSNLDAKLREEARVFLRELIVKLGLSALMVTHDQNEAMAISDRILLLNNGVIEQQGTPQEMYSTPSTLFTAEFMGSNNRLHGNITEVVNGKARIEGARWALWGVAGPGVEVGQPATAVIRVESLRLSDQPQDNSLELPMLTSMYLGDRWEYLFRTQGDDFVLRVYGTQPRSEQNYRLVLPAEQLWIFPKSGSPG; encoded by the coding sequence ATGATTGAGCTGGCTGTAGATAATCTGCATCTGACCTATGGCGACAATCCGGTACTGAAAGGCGTCTCCATGCAACTGAAACGGGGCGAAGTTGTTTCGCTGCTTGGCCCTTCCGGAAGCGGTAAAACCACGCTGCTGCGCGCCGTCGCCGGGCTGGAAAAACCGAGCCAGGGGCGCATCACCATTGGCAGCAATGTGGTGTACGACGGCAATCCGCGCAGTGAAGTGCCCGCCGAGGAGCGCAATCTGGGGCTGGTGTTCCAGTCTTACGCCTTGTGGCCGCATAAAACGGTATTCGAGAATGTGGCGTATCCGCTGAAACTGCGTAAAGTGGCGTCGGCGGAGATCGCTCAGCGGGTGCAAACGGTGCTGGATCAACTCGGGCTGGGAACGCTGGGCAAACGCCACCCGCATCAACTCTCCGGCGGCCAGCAGCAGCGCGTGGCGATTGGCCGGGCGCTGGTCTATAACCCGCCGGTTATTTTGCTGGATGAGCCGCTGTCAAACCTCGATGCCAAGCTGCGTGAAGAGGCGCGGGTATTCCTGCGCGAGCTGATCGTCAAACTCGGTTTATCGGCGCTGATGGTAACGCACGATCAGAATGAAGCGATGGCGATTTCGGATCGCATCCTGCTGCTGAACAATGGCGTTATCGAACAGCAGGGCACACCGCAGGAGATGTACAGCACGCCCTCAACGCTGTTTACCGCTGAATTTATGGGCAGCAATAACCGCCTGCATGGCAACATTACCGAGGTGGTGAACGGCAAGGCGCGTATTGAAGGTGCGCGCTGGGCGCTGTGGGGCGTGGCCGGGCCGGGCGTCGAGGTGGGCCAACCAGCGACGGCAGTGATCCGCGTGGAAAGCCTGCGGTTAAGCGATCAACCGCAGGACAACTCGCTGGAGCTGCCGATGCTTACCAGCATGTATCTTGGCGACCGCTGGGAATATCTGTTCCGCACGCAGGGGGATGATTTTGTGCTGCGCGTTTACGGTACTCAGCCGCGCAGCGAGCAGAATTACCGCCTGGTGCTGCCCGCCGAACAGCTATGGATCTTCCCGAAAAGCGGTTCACCAGGGTAA